The Naumovozyma dairenensis CBS 421 chromosome 1, complete genome genomic interval GAATGAGGAATTGTGGATTACCCGCCTTTTGCAAGTAATACTGCAGGATGGAAAATTGGTGCAAGAAGATGTGCGCAGAAGATATTAAAGAGTgagtgaagaagaatcttGTATTGAACAATCAATTGAAGATCCATAAGAACTATCAAATAGAAAAATGGCTAGATACGGTGCTACTTCCACTAACCCAGCTAAGTCTGCCTCTGCTCGTGGTTCCTACTTACGTGTTTCCTTCAAGAACACTAGAGAAACTGCTCAAGCTGTTTCCGGTTGGGAATTGACCAAGGCTCAAAAATACTTGGACCAAGTTTTGGAACACCAAAGAGCTATCCCATTCAGAAGATTTAACTCTTCTATTGGTAGAACTGCCCAAGGTAAGGAATTTGGTGTTACCAAGGCTAGATGGCCAGCCAAGTCCGTTAAGTTCGTCCAAGGTTTGTTGCAAAATGCTGCTGCCAACGCTGAAGTATGTTATTcttaagaagaagatgagattatttttatatatatgtcCAAACGAACTCTAAAGGgattttattaatgttaataTGTTGattatataagaaaaatgtGGGAAAATAATCGTTGCAATATATCCAATCCTGCCAATGAGAAATATTACACTTGATGATcgttaatgataatatgaAGTAGATGATTTTCCATAAGACTAGATCATGAAGAATCGCGATGAAAAAGAACGTTATTTTACTGTATACTCAGACAAACGAATCTTGCATACTTTAATAAGGCAAAGTCGATGAAACACGAACTAAAGAAAAactaaaatataatatactgTAGGAAAGTAGTATGGAAAAAGACAAATGACGACAGAGTAAAGTAGAAGATAATACCTATCCTCGATAACATAAGCATCGAAATGTATTCCTTAGAGTAACGTAGAAGAAAAAACCGTTATACTAACATtaatatttacaaaaaaaaaaaattttttttaaaaacatattttttgaacAGGCTAAAGGTTTAGATGCTACTAAATTGTACGTCTCTCACATCCAAGTTAACCAAGCTCCAAagcaaagaagaagaacttACAGAGCTCACGGTAGAATTAACAAGTACGAATCTTCTCCATCTCACATTGAATTGGTTGTTACCGAAAGAGAAGAAGCTGTCGAAAAGGCTGCTGAAAAGAAGGTTGTTAGATTATCTTCCAGACAAAGAGGTAGAATCGCTGCTCAAAAGCGTATCTCTGCT includes:
- the RPL17A gene encoding 60S ribosomal protein uL22 (similar to Saccharomyces cerevisiae RPL17B (YJL177W) and RPL17A (YKL180W); ancestral locus Anc_1.161), with the translated sequence MARYGATSTNPAKSASARGSYLRVSFKNTRETAQAVSGWELTKAQKYLDQVLEHQRAIPFRRFNSSIGRTAQGKEFGVTKARWPAKSVKFVQGLLQNAAANAEAKGLDATKLYVSHIQVNQAPKQRRRTYRAHGRINKYESSPSHIELVVTEREEAVEKAAEKKVVRLSSRQRGRIAAQKRISA